In Mercurialis annua linkage group LG5, ddMerAnnu1.2, whole genome shotgun sequence, a single genomic region encodes these proteins:
- the LOC126682648 gene encoding protein NRT1/ PTR FAMILY 4.5-like: MEKFEVIEGKVDWKGRQAVKYKHGGARPSLLILGTFCFEQLGTVALAVNLVTYFNGFMHFKIADAANQLTNFMGASYILTILVAFFADTFIGRWKAVIVSGFLELLGLALLGIQAHYPNLKPPLCNVFDPTSHCVKVGGTNALMLFVGLYLVALGSGGIKAALPAHGADQFDEKDKKESRQMSSFFNYLLLALCVGGAISLTLLVWVQDKKGWDWGFSLSFLAMILGLVIFFAGLPMYRIQPVRGSNAIVEIVQVYVAAFRNRKLQIPEDSSELYEINKDKEAAIESEFQFHTDSFRFLDKAATISGQNEKPEAQNPWKLCRVTQVENAKTILGMLPVFCCTIIMTLCLAQLQTFSVQQGLSMDTRIANSFNIPPASLPIFPFLFLTIIIPLYDHIFVPFARKITNHPSGITHLQRIGVGLILSSISMAAAALIEGKRKKVARDHGMIDAIPVLQPLPISVFWLSIQYFIFGIADMFTYVGLLEFFYSQAPKGIKSISTCFLWSSMALGYFLSTILINIVNSATKDNTRSGGWLAGNNINRNHLNLFYWLLSALSLINFFTYLFVAKRYKFRPQIDPVGDLDDSIKA, from the exons ATG GAGAAATTTGAGGTTATTGAAGGAAAGGTTGATTGGAAGGGAAGACAAGCAGTGAAGTATAAACATGGAGGAGCCAGACCTTCATTGCTTATTCTTG GAACCTTCTGTTTCGAACAGTTGGGAACTGTTGCATTAGCAGTGAACTTGGTGACATATTTCAATGGGTTTATGCACTTTAAAATTGCAGATGCAGCTAATCAGTTGACCAATTTTATGGGTGCTAGCTATATCCTTACCATTCTTGTGGCTTTTTTTGCTGATACTTTCATTGGCAGATGGAAAGCTGTCATAGTCTCAGGGTTTCTCGAGCTTTTG GGACTAGCCCTGCTAGGAATTCAAGCTCACTATCCAAACCTCAAACCGCCTCTCTGTAACGTCTTCGATCCCACCTCGCATTGCGTAAAAGTCGGAGGCACCAACGCCCTAATGCTATTCGTCGGTCTCTATTTGGTTGCTCTCGGCAGCGGAGGGATCAAAGCTGCATTACCAGCGCACGGGGCGGATCAATTCGACGAGAAAGACAAAAAAGAGAGCAGGCAAATGTCTAGCTTCTTCAACTATCTATTGCTAGCATTGTGTGTTGGTGGTGCTATTAGCTTAACACTTTTAGTTTGGGTGCAAGATAAAAAAGGATGGGATTGGGGATTTTCTCTGAGCTTTCTTGCTATGATTTTGGGTCTGGTCATATTTTTTGCTGGATTGCCGATGTATCGAATTCAACCCGTTCGAGGATCAAATGCTATTGTTGAGATTGTTCAG GTTTATGTTGCAGCTTTCAGAAATAGGAAACTTCAAATTCCTGAAGATTCTTCAGAACTGTATGAGATTAACAAGGACAAGGAAGCTGCTATAGAGTCAGAATTTCAGTTCCATACTGATTCTTTCAG GTTCCTAGACAAAGCAGCAACAATTTCAGGCCAAAATGAAAAACCTGAAGCTCAAAATCCATGGAAACTCTGCAGAGTAACACAAGTAGAAAATGCGAAAACAATACTCGGAATGCTCCCTGTATTTTGCTGCACAATCATTATGACCCTTTGTCTAGCTCAGCTCCAAACATTTTCAGTCCAACAAGGCCTTTCAATGGACACTCGAATCGCCAATTCCTTCAACATCCCACCAGCTTCACTCCCAATTTTCCCATTCCTTTTCCTGACAATCATAATCCCGCTCTACGATCACATCTTCGTACCCTTCGCCCGTAAAATCACAAACCACCCGTCAGGCATTACGCATCTCCAACGTATCGGTGTAGGCCTAATCCTGTCATCAATTTCCATGGCAGCCGCGGCATTAATCGAAGGAAAACGAAAAAAAGTTGCGCGAGACCATGGCATGATCGATGCAATTCCCGTATTGCAGCCATTGCCGATTAGTGTGTTCTGGTTATCAATTCAGTACTTCATATTTGGAATTGCGGACATGTTTACTTACGTTGGACTTCTTGAATTTTTCTATTCACAGGCACCGAAAGGGATCAAATCGATCTCAACTTGCTTTCTTTGGAGTTCGATGGCACTCGGGTATTTTTTGAGCAccattttgattaatatagtAAATAGTGCAACCAAGGATAATACAAGAAGTGGAGGATGGTTGGCTGGAAATAATATTAACAGGAACcatttaaatcttttttattgGTTGCTATCTGCTTTGAgtttgatcaatttttttacttatttatttgttgCTAAAAGGTATAAATTTAGGCCTCAGATTGATCCTGTGGGGGATTTAGATGACAGCATTAAGGCTTAA